One part of the Scatophagus argus isolate fScaArg1 chromosome 12, fScaArg1.pri, whole genome shotgun sequence genome encodes these proteins:
- the zic3 gene encoding zinc finger protein ZIC 3: MSMLLDSGPQFASLGVGGFGTTRHHDIGSRDSSLGLNPFTDSSHSAAFKISPVAHDIASSQTSAFTPQATGYAAALGHSHGGQVGSYGGGAFNSTRDFLFRNRSVGESGAPSAQHGIFAASAGSLHGPPGITDNPGHLLFPGLHDQGVSHTSPSGHVVNSQMHLGLRGDIFGRPDPYRPVASPRTDPYGAQLHNYSHPINMNMGMNVPTHHGPGAFFRYMRQPIKQELSCKWIDENQMNRPKKTCDRTFSTMHEMVTHVSMEHVGGPEQSNHICYWEDCPREGKSFKAKYKLVNHIRVHTGEKPFPCPFPGCGKIFARSENLKIHKRTHTGEKPFKCEFDGCDRRFANSSDRKKHMHVHTSDKPYICKVCDKSYTHPSSLRKHMKVHESQGSESSPAASSGYESSTPPVLVSTSTEDPTKTPPLAVQNTSGHSEGLAPNFNEWYV; encoded by the exons ATGAGTATGCTGCTTGATAGCGGTCCGCAGTTTGCATCGTTAGGAGTGGGGGGTTTCGGGACAACACGGCACCACGACATCGGGAGCAGAGACTCGAGTCTGGGACTGAATCCCTTCACAGATTCCTCCCACTCCGCAGCTTTCAAAATCAGCCCAGTGGCTCACGATATCGCCTCCAGCCAGACATCAGCTTTCACCCCGCAAGCCACTGGATATGCAGCTGCCCTGGGGCACTCGCACGGCGGTCAGGTGGGCTCGTACGGTGGAGGAGCTTTCAATTCAACACGGGACTTTCTCTTCCGGAACCGGAGTGTTGGAGAGTCCGGTGCGCCTAGCGCTCAGCATGGGATCTTTGCAGCTTCGGCGGGGAGCCTCCACGGGCCGCCCGGAATCACCGATAACCCCGGACATCTGTTGTTTCCAGGACTTCACGACCAGGGGGTGAGCCACACTTCACCGAGTGGACATGTAGTCAACAGCCAAATGCATCTTGGCTTACGCGGGGACATTTTCGGAAGACCTGATCCGTATCGTCCGGTAGCAAGCCCTCGGACGGACCCCTACGGGGCTCAGCTCCACAATTACAGCCATCCTATCAACATGAACATGGGGATGAATGTGCCGACACACCACGGTCCAGGGGCCTTCTTTAGATACATGAGGCAACCGATCAAACAAGAATTATCATGCAAATGGATAGACGAGAACCAGATGAACAGACCTAAAAAGACTTGCGACAGGACTTTCAGCACCATGCACGAGATGGTCACTCATGTGTCCATGGAGCACGTCGGCGGCCCCGAGCAGAGCAACCACATCTGCTACTGGGAGGACTGCCCCAGAGAGGGGAAATCATTTAAGGCCAAGTACAAACTCGTCAACCACATTCGTGTGCACACGGGCGAGAAACCTTTCCCATGCCCGTTCCCCGGATGTGGGAAAATATTCGCCAGATCGGAAAATTTGAAAATTCACAAAAGAACACATACAG GTGAGAAGCCGTTTAAGTGTGAATTTGATGGCTGTGACAGACGCTTCGCCAACAGCAGCGACAGGAAAaagcacatgcatgtgcacacatcagATAAGCCATACATCTGCAAAGTGTGCGACAAGTCATACACACACCCCAGCTCTCTCAGGAAACACATGAAG GTACATGAGTCTCAAGGATCTGAATCGTCTCCAGCAGCAAGTTCTGGATACGAATCGTCCACACCTCCAGTACTGGTCTCGACCAGCACTGAAGACCCGACAAAAACACCGCCGTTAGCCGTACAAAACACGTCTGGCCACAGCGAAGGACTGGCACCCAACTTTAATGAATGGTACGTTTGA
- the zic6 gene encoding zic family member 6 isoform X1 translates to MTSLSRFSGCPLSCVNPGESNTEPSVVLPPLAGEHMGHPTGSSLKLCPSHNLRDYPETRSSAYVDHSVPNFSDSGYPSHRLEHSPRGIIIGANLSGAGMPPVTDQLASRANQHGGIGRYRDFPGCRDNRSHAFFTSYQEQAHASTDASRDLGSQMMLGLPGDLLTRTHPYGQAINPKGNSQQLVTQFLGLYKPINMAIQRGGGDAFFRCSKQTVKHELVCKWSDGQEGAGKLPCSRAFGTMYELVTHVTVEHVGGPEHSEYVCHWENCARDRKPFKAKYKLVNHVRVHTGEKPFPCPFHGCEKVFARSENLKIHKRTHTGEKPFKCEFEGCNRRFANSSDRKKHSHVHSSDKPYMCKVRGCDKCYTHPSSLRKHMKLHCNKAHDAKSGDARPGDGGHMAEARSTRVPDGAQITPPHPPTSTQDVPLSPESRDESTLRSRFHHTFDSSLDYSTHRSQPLLDPLLLQRGSYRSQSSQHPCGQTGHTFAQSSRTFPSTSPFQKSIVNGWYTCHSGVDSFPPKQCNNIPSL, encoded by the exons atgacaagCCTTTCGAGGTTTAGTGGCTGCCCTCTCTCTTGCGTCAACCCCGGAGAGAGCAATACTGAACCCAGCGTGGTGCTGCCACCTTTGGCAGGAGAGCACATGGGACACCCCACTGGCAGTTCCTTAAAACTCTGCCCCTCGCACAATTTGCGAGACTACCCCGAGACGAGGTCCAGTGCATATGTTGACCATTCGGTTCCCAATTTTTCAGACTCTGGATATCCCAGCCACCGGTTAGAGCACAGCCCTAGGGGCATTATCATTGGAGCCAATCTTTCTGGAGCCGGCATGCCACCCGTCACTGATCAACTGGCATCAAGAGCTAACCAACATGGCGGGATTGGAAGGTATCGCGACTTTCCTGGCTGCAGGGACAACAGAAGCCATGCTTTTTTCACAAGTTATCAGGAGCAGGCCCACGCCTCCACCGACGCATCTCGAGATCTCGGCAGCCAGATGATGCTGGGTCTACCTGGCGACCTCCTCACCCGGACTCACCCTTACGGCCAAGCTATCAACCCCAAAGGAAACAGTCAGCAACTTGTCACACAATTCCTGGGTCTGTACAAACCCATCAACATGGCAATTCAGCGTGGAGGAGGCGACGCTTTCTTCAGGTGCTCCAAGCAAACAGTGAAGCATGAGCTGGTGTGCAAGTGGAGTGACGGCCAAGAGGGGGCTGGGAAGCTGCCTTGCTCCAGAGCCTTCGGGACCATGTATGAACTTGTCACCCATGTGACAGTGGAGCATGTCGGAGGACCAGAGCACTCTGAATATGTTTGTCACTGGGAGAATTGTGCGAGGGACAGGAAGCCTTTCAAAGCCAAATACAAGCTGGTGAACCACGTCAGAGTCCACACAGGGGAAAAGCCCTTTCCCTGCCCCTTTCACGGCTGTGAGAAAGTTTTTGCAAGATCAGAAAATCTTAAGATCCACAAGAGGACTCACACAG GTGAAAAACCTTTTAAATGCGAGTTCGAGGGCTGCAACCGGAGGTTTGCGAACAGCAGCGACAGAAAGAAACATTCTCATGTGCACTCCAGTGATAAACCCTACATGTGCAAGGTCAGGGGCTGCGACAAGTGTTACACCCACCCAAGCTCCCTCCGAAAGCATATGAAGCTCCACTGCAACAAGGCCCACGACGCCAAAAGTGGAGACGCGCGCCCCGGTGACGGGGGTCACATGGCTGAGGCCAGGTCAACCCGAGTCCCGGATGGAGCCCAGATCacccctcctcatcctcccacCTCCACTCAAGATGTCCCCCTGTCCCCAGAGAGTCGAGACGAGTCGACCCTGAGGTCACGTTTCCATCACACGTTTGACAGCAGTTTGGACTACTCCACACACAGGTCACAGCCCCTCTTGGACCCTTTGTTGCTACAGAGAGGCAGCTACAGGTCCCAGTCCTCCCAGCACCCCTGCGGCCAGACAGGTCACACATTTGCCCAGAGCTCAAGGACTTTCCCCTCCACTTCTCCCTTTCAGAAGAGTATTGTCAACGGATGGTACACATGCCACAGCGGCGTGGACTCTTTCCCACCAAAGCAATGTAACAACATCCCGTCTCTCTGA
- the zic6 gene encoding zic family member 6 isoform X2: MPPVTDQLASRANQHGGIGRYRDFPGCRDNRSHAFFTSYQEQAHASTDASRDLGSQMMLGLPGDLLTRTHPYGQAINPKGNSQQLVTQFLGLYKPINMAIQRGGGDAFFRCSKQTVKHELVCKWSDGQEGAGKLPCSRAFGTMYELVTHVTVEHVGGPEHSEYVCHWENCARDRKPFKAKYKLVNHVRVHTGEKPFPCPFHGCEKVFARSENLKIHKRTHTGEKPFKCEFEGCNRRFANSSDRKKHSHVHSSDKPYMCKVRGCDKCYTHPSSLRKHMKLHCNKAHDAKSGDARPGDGGHMAEARSTRVPDGAQITPPHPPTSTQDVPLSPESRDESTLRSRFHHTFDSSLDYSTHRSQPLLDPLLLQRGSYRSQSSQHPCGQTGHTFAQSSRTFPSTSPFQKSIVNGWYTCHSGVDSFPPKQCNNIPSL, from the exons ATGCCACCCGTCACTGATCAACTGGCATCAAGAGCTAACCAACATGGCGGGATTGGAAGGTATCGCGACTTTCCTGGCTGCAGGGACAACAGAAGCCATGCTTTTTTCACAAGTTATCAGGAGCAGGCCCACGCCTCCACCGACGCATCTCGAGATCTCGGCAGCCAGATGATGCTGGGTCTACCTGGCGACCTCCTCACCCGGACTCACCCTTACGGCCAAGCTATCAACCCCAAAGGAAACAGTCAGCAACTTGTCACACAATTCCTGGGTCTGTACAAACCCATCAACATGGCAATTCAGCGTGGAGGAGGCGACGCTTTCTTCAGGTGCTCCAAGCAAACAGTGAAGCATGAGCTGGTGTGCAAGTGGAGTGACGGCCAAGAGGGGGCTGGGAAGCTGCCTTGCTCCAGAGCCTTCGGGACCATGTATGAACTTGTCACCCATGTGACAGTGGAGCATGTCGGAGGACCAGAGCACTCTGAATATGTTTGTCACTGGGAGAATTGTGCGAGGGACAGGAAGCCTTTCAAAGCCAAATACAAGCTGGTGAACCACGTCAGAGTCCACACAGGGGAAAAGCCCTTTCCCTGCCCCTTTCACGGCTGTGAGAAAGTTTTTGCAAGATCAGAAAATCTTAAGATCCACAAGAGGACTCACACAG GTGAAAAACCTTTTAAATGCGAGTTCGAGGGCTGCAACCGGAGGTTTGCGAACAGCAGCGACAGAAAGAAACATTCTCATGTGCACTCCAGTGATAAACCCTACATGTGCAAGGTCAGGGGCTGCGACAAGTGTTACACCCACCCAAGCTCCCTCCGAAAGCATATGAAGCTCCACTGCAACAAGGCCCACGACGCCAAAAGTGGAGACGCGCGCCCCGGTGACGGGGGTCACATGGCTGAGGCCAGGTCAACCCGAGTCCCGGATGGAGCCCAGATCacccctcctcatcctcccacCTCCACTCAAGATGTCCCCCTGTCCCCAGAGAGTCGAGACGAGTCGACCCTGAGGTCACGTTTCCATCACACGTTTGACAGCAGTTTGGACTACTCCACACACAGGTCACAGCCCCTCTTGGACCCTTTGTTGCTACAGAGAGGCAGCTACAGGTCCCAGTCCTCCCAGCACCCCTGCGGCCAGACAGGTCACACATTTGCCCAGAGCTCAAGGACTTTCCCCTCCACTTCTCCCTTTCAGAAGAGTATTGTCAACGGATGGTACACATGCCACAGCGGCGTGGACTCTTTCCCACCAAAGCAATGTAACAACATCCCGTCTCTCTGA